A single genomic interval of Lathyrus oleraceus cultivar Zhongwan6 chromosome 7, CAAS_Psat_ZW6_1.0, whole genome shotgun sequence harbors:
- the LOC127106661 gene encoding HVA22-like protein e → MSKLWIFITQVNSIAGPVLMLLYPLYASVVAIESTSKVDDEQWLAYWIIYSFLTLMEMVLASLLEWVPIYYTAKVFLVAWLVLPQFKGAAFLYERFARPHIRKYITSKKVNE, encoded by the exons ATGAGCAAGTTGTGGATTTTTATCACCCAAGTTAATTCCATTGCTGG GCCGGTGTTGATGTTATTATATCCTTT GTATGCTTCTGTTGTTGCTATAGAGAGCACATCTAAGGTAGATGATGAACAATGGCTTGCTTATTGGATTATTTATTCGTTTCTCACTCTTATGGAAATGGTTCTTGCGTCTCTCTTAGAGTG GGTACCAATTTATTATACTGCGAAAGTATTTCTGGTGGCATGGCTAGTTTTGCCGCAGTTCAAAGGTGCTGCTTTTTTGTATGAAAGATTTGCGAGACCACACATTCGAAAATACATCACCTCTAAGAAA GTGAATGAGTGA